One window of Trifolium pratense cultivar HEN17-A07 linkage group LG5, ARS_RC_1.1, whole genome shotgun sequence genomic DNA carries:
- the LOC123884398 gene encoding phosphatidylglycerophosphate phosphatase PTPMT2-like: MHIEELKGSEVVGEGGEEGGWSFVGSDTKRVLVGAGARALFYPTLVYNVVRNRLQAEFRWWDKIDEFVLLGAVPFPIDVPRLKDLGVRGVITLNESYETLVPTTLYYAHGIDHLVIPTRDYCFAPPLNDICRAVDFIHKNALSGRTTYVHCKAGRGRSTTIVICYLVHHKLMSPDAAYEYVKSIRPRVLLASSQWQAVQEYYRHLIVRRAVGFAPAADLFVKAPEFSAVSRDLVKFDDNSVVVVTEQDLEGYDPSCQSETMTSEIWADLSVVYRVRVAGQAALARISCLWLRYGADQKISAEKLSRESSCSIRTNHLGGISVDIHVY; this comes from the exons ATGCATATAGAGGAATTGAAGGGAAGTGAGGTTGTTGGAGAAGGTGGAGAGGAAGGTGGATGGAGCTTTGTTGGTTCTGATACGAAAAGGGTTTTGGTTGGAGCAGGCGCACGAGCGCTATTCTATCCTACGCTTGTTTATAATGTTGTTAGGAATAGGCTTCAGGCTGAATTTCGATGGTGGGATAAAATTGATGAG TTCGTATTGTTAGGTGCCGTTCCATTTCCTATTGATGTTCCTCGCTTGAAGGATCTTGGTGTTCGTGGGGTCATCACATTGAATGAGTCATATGAGACTTTAGTTCCAACCACATTATATTAT GCCCATGGAATTGATCATCTGGTGATTCCTACTAGAGATTACTGTTTTGCTCCACCACTAAATGACATCTGCCGTGCTGTTGATTTCATACATA AAAATGCATTGTCTGGACGCACTACATATGTCCACTGCAAAGCCGGACGGGGTCGCAGCACAACtattgttatttgttatctG GTGCACCACAAACTGATGTCACCTGATGCTGCATATGAATATGTGAAGTCAATTCGGCCCAGGGTGCTTCTAGCTTCCTCTCAGTGGCAA GCTGTCCAGGAATACTACCGCCACCTTATTGTGAGGAGAGCTGTTGGTTTTGCACCTGCAGCTGATCTATTTGTAAAAGCTCCCGAGTTTTCAGCAGTTTCACGAGATCTTGTAAAGTTTGATGACAATTCTGTAGTTGTGGTAACAGAACAAGATCTTGAAGGATACGACCCAAGTTGTCAATCAGAAACCATGACAAGTGAAATATGGGCTGATTTAAGCGTTGTTTACCGTGTGCGGGTTGCTGGACAGGCAGCATTGGCTAGAATATCCTGCCTTTGGCTGCGATATGGTGCCGACCAGAAGATATCTGCTGAAAAACTGAGCAGGGAAAGCAGTTGCTCAATCAGAACTAATCACTTGGGCGGAATTAGCGTTGATATCCATGTGTACTGA
- the LOC123887053 gene encoding myb-like protein X produces MSAPNSIQKPTLNNVKQNQQDPKKFYYNFVYKASIVLIFFVILPLFPSQAPEFINQNLLTRNWELFHLLFVGIAISYGLFSRRNQEPDKDNNNNNNSKFDSAQSLVSRFLQVSSFFEDESDHQIQNLSESEEITKLQTWSNHNQHYRNKSKVVVTPQAQVQNHSVFEDEQSGCDEEEKPLFLPVRSLKSRLSDDDCILQSQSNDGMLKTESKRFSSKSFNKVKNYAEFEGIVEDKIEEKENVVLPSPIPWRSRSASARMMETKQEAIEKASKPSSMVKASSIKFTPSESLAKNSEDFVKKKSSYYNKSCPPPPPPPPPPSMFQKPISMKRNMSMVKSVKEGTNEKEDEDEEKEYSVSSMQESVDKERFIEKRVIMETEDEETESEEDEDFGERKQSSESFTKTEELCSSSVGGGIETVSDEGPDVDKKADEFIAKFREQIRLQRIESIKRSTRVARNSSR; encoded by the coding sequence ATGTCAGCTCCAAATTCAATCCAAAAACCAACCCTTAATAATGTTAAACAAAACCAACAAGACCCAAAAAAGTTTTACTACAATTTTGTATACAAAGCTTCCATAGTTCTCATATTCTTTGTTATTCTTCCTCTTTTTCCTTCTCAAGCTCCTGAATTCATCAACCAAAATCTTCTCACAAGAAACTGGGAACTCTTTCACCTTCTTTTCGTTGGTATAGCTATCTCTTATGGTTTGTTCAGTCGTAGAAACCAAGAACCAGACAAagacaacaacaataacaataactcAAAATTTGACTCTGCACAATCACTAGTTTCTCGGTTCTTACAAGTTTCATCGTTTTTCGAAGACGAATCTGATCATCAAATTCAAAACCTATCTGAGTCTGAAGAAATTACAAAACTACAAACATGGAGTAATCATAATCAACACTACAGAAACAAATCAAAGGTTGTTGTTACTCCACAAGCACAAGTACAAAACCACTCTGTTTTTGAAGATGAACAGAGTGGTtgtgatgaagaagaaaagccTCTGTTTTTACCGGTTCGAAGCTTGAAATCACGTTTATCTGATGATGATTGTATTCTTCAATCTCAATCCAATGATGGGATGTTGAAAACAGAGTCCAAAAGATTTTCAAGCAAATCCTTTAATAAAGTTAAAAATTATGCTGAATTTGAAGGTATAGTTGAAGATAAGATTGAAGAGAAAGAGAACGTTGTGCTTCCTTCTCCTATTCCATGGAGATCAAGATCAGCATCAGCAAGAATGATGGAAACTAAACAAGAAGCTATTGAAAAAGCTTCAAAACCTTCTTCAATGGTGAAAGCTTCTTCAATAAAATTCACTCCTTCTGAATCACTTGCAAAGAATTCAGAGGAttttgtgaagaaaaagagTTCGTATTATAATAAGTCTTgtcctcctccaccaccaccaccgcctCCACCATCAATGTTTCAGAAACCAATCTCCATGAAAAGGAACATGTCAATGGTAAAATCTGTAAAAGAAGGAACAAATGAaaaggaagatgaagatgaagaaaaagaatattCTGTTTCTTCAATGCAAGAGTCAGTAGATAAAGAAAGGTTTATTGAAAAAAGGGTAATTATGGAAACTGAAGATGAAGAGACAGaaagtgaagaagatgaagattttgGAGAAAGAAAACAGAGTAGTGAAAGTTTTACAAAAACAGAGGAACTGTGTTCTTCTTCTGTTGGTGGTGGAATAGAGACAGTGAGTGATGAAGGACCTGATGTGGATAAAAAGGCTGATGAATTTATAGCCAAATTTAGAGAACAAATAAGGCTTCAAAGAATTGAGTCTATCAAGAGAAGtacaagagttgcaagaaaTTCTTCAAGGTAA
- the LOC123885825 gene encoding homeobox-leucine zipper protein HAT4-like isoform X2 — protein sequence MIELTHHSLPIFFSFLSTFLFNPFSHASFHSQTNLSPFKTNFPFSSFSFQKSVCFVSYTIEIMIMVEKEDLGLSLSLNLFQNTPKQPQPLNLISSSPYFHPLKLSSQQTITPSDQNSKLGIDVNRLPCTVVECEEEEAGVSSPNSTVSSVSGKRSLRELDHDVDNRGNISDEEDAETARKKLRLSKDQSLILEETFKEHNTLNPKQKLALAKQLGLRPRQVEVWFQNRRARTKLKQTEVDCEVLKRCCENLTEENRRLQKEVQELRALKLSPQFYMQMTPPTTLTMCPSCERVAVPSSGVGVDASNRHISMAQAHHRALPIGPWASVAPITHRMFDVFRQ from the exons ATGATTGAACTTACACACCACTCCCTCCCCATTTTCTTCTCCTTTCTTTCTACATTTCTATTTAATCCCTTCTCACACGCTTCCTTCCACTCCCAAACCAATCTCTCTCCCTTCAAAACCAATTTCCCATTCTCCTCTTTTTCATTCCAAAAGAGTGTTTGCTTTGTATCCTATACAATAGAGATTATGATTATGGTTGAAAAAGAAGACTTGGGTTTAAGTCTAAGCTTAAACTTATTTCAAAATACCCCAAAGCAACCTCAACCTCTCAACCTCATATCCTCTTCTCCTTATTTCCATCCTCTAAAACTCTCTTCTCAACAAACTATCACTCCCTCAG ATCAAAACTCGAAACTTGGAATTGATGTGAATCGATTGCCATGTACCGTTGTTGAATGCGAAGAAGAGGAAGCAGGGGTTTCATCTCCAAACAGTACGGTTTCTAGTGTAAGTGGAAAACGAAGCTTGAGAGAATTAGATCATGACGTGGACAATAGAGGGAATATCAGTGATGAAGAAGACGCTGAAACCGCTAGGAAAAAACTCAGACTCTCTAAAGACCAATCACTTATTCTAGAAGAAACATTCAAAGAACACAATACCCTTAATCCC aaacaaaAGTTAGCACTTGCAAAACAACTTGGCCTTCGTCCAAGACAAGTTGAAGTCTGGTTCCAAAACAGAAGAGCCAG GACAAAGCTAAAGCAAACGGAGGTTGATTGTGAGGTGTTGAAAAGGTGTTGTGAAAATCTAACGGAGGAAAATAGGAGACTACAGAAGGAAGTTCAAGAGCTAAGAGCACTGAAACTTTCCCCTCAATTTTACATGCAAATGACACCACCCACTACTCTTACTATGTGCCCATCTTGTGAACGTGTGGCTGTTCCATCTTCCGGTGTTGGTGTTGATGCATCTAACCGTCACATTTCTATGGCCCAAGCCCATCATCGGGCTTTACCTATAGGCCCGTGGGCTTCTGTAGCTCCCATCACGCATAGGATGTTTGATGTTTTCCGTCAATGA
- the LOC123885825 gene encoding homeobox-leucine zipper protein HAT4-like isoform X1: MIELTHHSLPIFFSFLSTFLFNPFSHASFHSQTNLSPFKTNFPFSSFSFQKSVCFVSYTIEIMIMVEKEDLGLSLSLNLFQNTPKQPQPLNLISSSPYFHPLKLSSQQTITPSTDQNSKLGIDVNRLPCTVVECEEEEAGVSSPNSTVSSVSGKRSLRELDHDVDNRGNISDEEDAETARKKLRLSKDQSLILEETFKEHNTLNPKQKLALAKQLGLRPRQVEVWFQNRRARTKLKQTEVDCEVLKRCCENLTEENRRLQKEVQELRALKLSPQFYMQMTPPTTLTMCPSCERVAVPSSGVGVDASNRHISMAQAHHRALPIGPWASVAPITHRMFDVFRQ; this comes from the exons ATGATTGAACTTACACACCACTCCCTCCCCATTTTCTTCTCCTTTCTTTCTACATTTCTATTTAATCCCTTCTCACACGCTTCCTTCCACTCCCAAACCAATCTCTCTCCCTTCAAAACCAATTTCCCATTCTCCTCTTTTTCATTCCAAAAGAGTGTTTGCTTTGTATCCTATACAATAGAGATTATGATTATGGTTGAAAAAGAAGACTTGGGTTTAAGTCTAAGCTTAAACTTATTTCAAAATACCCCAAAGCAACCTCAACCTCTCAACCTCATATCCTCTTCTCCTTATTTCCATCCTCTAAAACTCTCTTCTCAACAAACTATCACTCCCTCA ACAGATCAAAACTCGAAACTTGGAATTGATGTGAATCGATTGCCATGTACCGTTGTTGAATGCGAAGAAGAGGAAGCAGGGGTTTCATCTCCAAACAGTACGGTTTCTAGTGTAAGTGGAAAACGAAGCTTGAGAGAATTAGATCATGACGTGGACAATAGAGGGAATATCAGTGATGAAGAAGACGCTGAAACCGCTAGGAAAAAACTCAGACTCTCTAAAGACCAATCACTTATTCTAGAAGAAACATTCAAAGAACACAATACCCTTAATCCC aaacaaaAGTTAGCACTTGCAAAACAACTTGGCCTTCGTCCAAGACAAGTTGAAGTCTGGTTCCAAAACAGAAGAGCCAG GACAAAGCTAAAGCAAACGGAGGTTGATTGTGAGGTGTTGAAAAGGTGTTGTGAAAATCTAACGGAGGAAAATAGGAGACTACAGAAGGAAGTTCAAGAGCTAAGAGCACTGAAACTTTCCCCTCAATTTTACATGCAAATGACACCACCCACTACTCTTACTATGTGCCCATCTTGTGAACGTGTGGCTGTTCCATCTTCCGGTGTTGGTGTTGATGCATCTAACCGTCACATTTCTATGGCCCAAGCCCATCATCGGGCTTTACCTATAGGCCCGTGGGCTTCTGTAGCTCCCATCACGCATAGGATGTTTGATGTTTTCCGTCAATGA